The Thermincola ferriacetica genome segment CCGACATTCCCTGCCGACCCGAATATGAACTGTGCCAACTGCCACGACAATTACCTGCCGGCAGAGCATACCAAGGCACTGACCGCAGCAACGGGAATTGGTTACGAAATATTCCGGGCTACTTCCAGCAGCGGACCCTGGACTTCCATCGGTAAGACAACAGCCACCGCTTTTGCCGATACCGGCTTAGCGGCTGATACAACTTACTACTATAAAGTCCGGGCCTATGACGGCAAGCCCAATTACTCGGCAGACAGCGCTGTGGTGAGTGTCAGGACCCTGCCTGCCACATCCGTCAGCATAGTTAATCCCGATTCAGCGCGCTATGCTTCCGGTAATAACGGTGAGTCATCCAACGATCCGTCATCCACCACAGACGTATTATCCAAGCTGACCGATAACAGTAACAGTACCTACGTCACAGTAAAAGAAAACGGCAGCAGCGACCAGTATATTTTTGTCCGGGTGGCAGAGGAAGCACAGAAATATGCCAAGGTTGAACTGAAGCTCAGTGTGCGGTACTACAACGGCACCAACCTGAGAATATACCCTTATGCCACCGATACCGGAATTTATACCAGCAGCACCGGTTATTACGTCAACGGTCCTGTAAGCTCCAGCTCATCTTCATTTATCACGGAGACTATCGATGTTACAAAAGCAGCCCAGGCCATGAGCGGGTTCGGCTGGATGAAGTTCCGGATTAAGCCCGATCCCGGCAAGTCCGCCAGCGTCTATATTGCCAACGTGCAGCTTGTGCTGACCCAGAATACCGCTTCCGGAGGCAGCGTCAGCAATCCTCCGGGCGACCTGAGTCCGAACAGCGGTGACACAGTGGCGCCGTCCGTACCCACAGGGCTGACTGCGCGGGCAGATTACTACGACCGAGTAGACCTGTCATGGACCGCCTCGACTGATACCGGAGGCCCCGGCAGCGAAGCCCAGACCTGTGTATTATGCCACAGCAGTACGGCACCCGACCGGGTGAAGACGGCCGTGCGGAACAAGAACGCCAACTGCAGCGCCTGCCATGACATTCACGGAGATATAGCCACAGTGCATACCGCACCCGATTTTGGCTTTACCTCCTACAACTGGAACTGCAGCAAGTGCCACAGCGCCGTATTGACTGATGAACATGCCAAACGAGGTCTGAACTGTGCCACCTGCCATGACAGCGCCAAAGCCAAAGTCAGGGCAGCAATAGACAGTACAGCCACCGACGGCAGCAACCGGAAGTGCAGCAACTGCCATACCGGGACAGCCGATGGAGCGGGAGCTATTCATACCGATATAGCTACACCGCACCTGACCGGGATTTTCCCGACGGCTACCGATGCTGACTGCCTGAACTGTCATGATACCCAGAAGGCAGAATTTGCCGATACCAGGGCAGCTTACCACGTAGTGGCCGGTCTGAGCAGCAAGGCCAGTGGTTACGGCAAGTATATCAGCCCCTGGACAGCGACCAGCGTGGTTGGCTGTAAGGGTTGCCACGGCGACAACAATGACGGCAAGGCACAGCAAGCAAACATCCTGAAACGGCCGTACACATATACTGCCAACTCAGGACAGGCCGATATGCTCTGCTTCCTTTGCCACGACCGGGCCACATACGGTTACGGCGGGAGTTCAAGCGGTACTTCAGGTTTCAGCGAGGGCGGAAAGAACCTGCACAATATTGGTGACCACAAAGTCAACGGCGTTGTGCAGTGTTCCTGGTGTCATGCTGCAGTACCGCACGGTACCGCGAAGGCGCACCTGATTGTGACCAAGTCTGACCCGAATTCCGCAGGCAACCTGCTGACGAACTTTACCCATCCGGCCAGTGGAAACTACAGCAAGAGAAGTTGCGGTTCGGACAGCAAGCAGTGTGATGACCACAAGGGTTATTAATTAACCTGCAAAATAATATCAGTATACTTGAAAAGGAAACGGCAACAGAAATGTCGAATTAATTTGTTGGTATACTAAAGCTGTGTCCGTCAGGGGCACAGCTTTAGTACCAAATTTTTGGCAGGTATGACGCAACCGGAGAGACTGATATGGCGAAAAATTATTATTTAAAATCGCTGTTTTATTTTTTAAAATCAAAGCAACTTGCTCTGGTCACCATCTTTTTGCTGACAGTCCTTTCAGTGCTGGGCATGATTGTATCACGAGACAGCGCCGATGTTGCCCTGCGGCGTGTGTTTGCGTCTTGGTGGTTTATAGTTACTGCTTTTGTCTTTTTGCTGAACTTGTTTCTTTGCACCGTATCTCAGCTCAGATCTTCTGTCGTGCGCAGGGCCGGCCTGCATACATGGGGTAAAACGGTTTTTCATGTTGGCCTGGTTTTGGTGGCGGTAGGGGGTTTTGTTTCAACAGGGTTTAAAATGACGGGTTATTTTATGGTTGCCGAAGGGGAAATAAGGCCCGAAGTGCATACTAATTACAGGAAAATTGAGGAAGGACCGTTATTCAGTGAAAAAATGCACCAGGGCTTTGTCGTAACCCTGTTGAAACAGAGTCCCGTATACGACCGCCAGGGTAGAGTAAATTATATCAGATCAAAGGTGGCAATTATAGAAGAGGGTAAAACTGTGGCCGCCCACTGGGTAGAAAAGGGGTCACCATTAATTTATAAAAATTACAGGTTCTTTTATTACCTGGCGGGTTTTGCCCCTATGGTGACTATCAGGGACAGCAATGGAAAGATAATTTACCAGACATTCCTGCTTTTGAATACTTACCAGGAAGGGGAAAAACCGGCTGCTTATTTAGTGACGGGGCAGCCTCTGTATGAAACACCGTTTACCGTTGATTTGCAATTTTTTCCTGATGCCAGGCAGAAAAACGGGAATTTGATCGGTGTGTCTGACCGCTTATTAAATCCTGTGGCTTATATAACCGTATATGACAGAACGAAGAAAAAGCTTGCCGAAGGTATAATCTCCGACAAACAGGGCGTACTGTTGCCGGGCAAGCAAACAATTGCCCTGGGTAGTGAAGTGCGGCGATGGGTTGGACTGGAAGTGGTCAATGATCCTGGCGCCCGGATCTTATTTGCCGGGTTTTGGGTATCTTTATTTGGTTTAATCATGTTTTTCCTCAAGGGCTTACAGCTTAGGATTAAGGAGGCTTAATTTCTCGTGGATTCTGTTAAAGTGCAAATCATCCTTTATTGGATTTCGGTAGGTTTTTATGCCGTTGCTACAATTTTGCTTTTCAGTTCTACTATTTTCGGTAAAGGCAGGTTCTTAAAACCGTCACTCTTTCTTGCTGCAGCAGGATTTGTCGCCCATACGGCTGCTTTAATTCTGCGCTGGAAGCAGACAGGCCATTTTCCTTATTGGGGCACATACGAAGTTTTTGCCTCTTATGCCTGGGGCGCTGTGGCTTTTTACCTGATCGTGCAGTTATTCAGACCAAACTTAAAAATTTTAGGGGCCCTGGTCCTTCCCCTCTCATTCATCATGATTGGGATAGCTGTCATGACTTCTACCGAGGTGAAAGAAATTCCCCGTACCTTTTTCACTTATTGGTTAGGCATCCATATCCTTTTCGCCAAGCTTTCCTATGGGTCGGCATTAATTGCTGCGGGGGTAGGCATCCTATACTTACTGAAAGAGTCTTCTGAATTGCGGGGCCAGGTTCATCCTCTACTGGAAAAACTCCCCGATATAAAGAAGTTAGATTATCTGAACTATCGGTTTGTCGTTTTCGCATTCATCATGTTACTGATCATGATCGCTTCCGGTTCAGTATGGGCTTATAAGGCCTGGGGGCGTTACTGGGGATGGGACCCTATAGAAACCTGGGCTTTTATTTCCTGGCTTGTTTATGGATTTTACCTGCACTTGAGAATTACTTACAGATGGCAGGGCAAAATGTCGGCCTGGATGTCCATATTTTGTCTGCTGTTGGTTTTGTTTGCTTTTTTTGGCATACCCCTTATTTATCCCAGTGTTCACGAACACTTAAAATACAGTGGACTGGCCTGATTATTTCGGCTGTTTCCCTCCGGGCCTTTGCCGGGACGAGATATTCAAAATGAGGAGACATAAGGAGTTTTGGCATGATCAGAAAGATTTTGTTGCTGACGCCCCCCTATCATACAGGAATTATAGAGATTACCGGAAACTGGCCTCCTT includes the following:
- a CDS encoding cytochrome c biogenesis protein ResB, translated to MAKNYYLKSLFYFLKSKQLALVTIFLLTVLSVLGMIVSRDSADVALRRVFASWWFIVTAFVFLLNLFLCTVSQLRSSVVRRAGLHTWGKTVFHVGLVLVAVGGFVSTGFKMTGYFMVAEGEIRPEVHTNYRKIEEGPLFSEKMHQGFVVTLLKQSPVYDRQGRVNYIRSKVAIIEEGKTVAAHWVEKGSPLIYKNYRFFYYLAGFAPMVTIRDSNGKIIYQTFLLLNTYQEGEKPAAYLVTGQPLYETPFTVDLQFFPDARQKNGNLIGVSDRLLNPVAYITVYDRTKKKLAEGIISDKQGVLLPGKQTIALGSEVRRWVGLEVVNDPGARILFAGFWVSLFGLIMFFLKGLQLRIKEA
- the ccsB gene encoding c-type cytochrome biogenesis protein CcsB, with translation MDSVKVQIILYWISVGFYAVATILLFSSTIFGKGRFLKPSLFLAAAGFVAHTAALILRWKQTGHFPYWGTYEVFASYAWGAVAFYLIVQLFRPNLKILGALVLPLSFIMIGIAVMTSTEVKEIPRTFFTYWLGIHILFAKLSYGSALIAAGVGILYLLKESSELRGQVHPLLEKLPDIKKLDYLNYRFVVFAFIMLLIMIASGSVWAYKAWGRYWGWDPIETWAFISWLVYGFYLHLRITYRWQGKMSAWMSIFCLLLVLFAFFGIPLIYPSVHEHLKYSGLA